A portion of the Enterobacter sp. SA187 genome contains these proteins:
- a CDS encoding SDR family NAD(P)-dependent oxidoreductase codes for MKIDLTGKLALVTASTGGIGFAIARGLAESGAEVIVNGRSESSVNQGIQHLQQVVPGVAVRAAIADLSTPEGVESVLRAASGVDILVNNAGIYGPQDFYSTDDETWENYWQTNVMSGVRLARALLPGMVQKRWGRVVFISSESALNIPSDMIHYGVTKTAQLSLARGLAKFVAGSGVTVNSVLPGPTMSDGFAAMMKDDMERTGKSLETLATEFVMANRPSSVIQRAATVEEVANMVVYVCSTQASATSGAALRVDGGVVDDIV; via the coding sequence ATGAAAATCGATTTAACGGGAAAACTCGCGCTGGTGACCGCCTCAACGGGCGGGATTGGCTTTGCTATCGCCCGCGGCCTGGCAGAGAGCGGTGCGGAAGTGATCGTGAATGGCCGCAGCGAAAGTTCGGTAAATCAGGGTATTCAGCATCTCCAGCAGGTGGTGCCGGGCGTGGCGGTGCGTGCGGCCATTGCCGATCTCAGTACGCCGGAAGGAGTGGAATCGGTGCTGCGGGCGGCTTCCGGCGTGGATATTCTGGTAAACAATGCCGGGATTTATGGCCCGCAGGATTTCTACTCCACCGACGACGAAACCTGGGAAAACTACTGGCAGACCAACGTTATGTCCGGCGTCCGCCTCGCCCGTGCATTATTGCCTGGCATGGTGCAAAAACGCTGGGGACGGGTGGTGTTTATCTCCTCTGAATCGGCGCTCAATATCCCGTCGGACATGATCCACTATGGCGTGACCAAAACCGCGCAGCTTTCCCTTGCCCGCGGACTGGCAAAATTTGTCGCCGGTAGCGGCGTAACGGTCAACAGCGTGCTGCCGGGTCCGACCATGTCAGACGGCTTCGCCGCCATGATGAAAGATGACATGGAACGCACCGGCAAATCTCTGGAAACACTGGCGACAGAGTTCGTGATGGCGAACCGCCCGAGTTCAGTGATCCAGCGCGCCGCCACGGTCGAGGAGGTCGCCAATATGGTGGTCTATGTCTGTTCGACCCAGGCGTCAGCGACATCAGGTGCTGCACTGCGCGTGGACGGCGGCGTGGTGGATGATATTGTTTGA
- a CDS encoding VasL domain-containing protein → MTINDYTLKTGGDPRALADFAALREEISKLTHPARPDISWSRVEQLSLSLFRQNGIELQTVAWYTLARTHLTGMAGLNEGLAILEALLTHQWGAMWPQPVHARMEIIAGLSVRLQSVLRTLSLSYTDLPLIYQAEQHLTALRNVLQRLELKNASQMGELCMFMHNAATRLENIEPHQAQEMPVVIPPFPAAQAKLANLSPVTPLIYVAHQDQKSPPAVITPPQSPKLQWKGFTTGVLLTLFLGSAACWGWQFVDQQESILPLTVSEEALTTLAGQSSLWLQDYGFALSTKAKPENIDKFKMQWQQQIVSNALPVEKLSGWHQGMEGLEDLTRRLNELDERKGKYLTGSELKSMVFTITQNFARTEPVEEQLYQLSKMTSGTPELATSLSRTDMHLKQLLNRYMLIKQHAEKQ, encoded by the coding sequence ATGACTATTAATGACTATACCCTGAAAACGGGCGGTGATCCCCGCGCGCTGGCTGACTTTGCCGCTTTGCGGGAAGAAATCAGTAAACTTACCCATCCCGCTCGCCCCGACATAAGCTGGTCGAGGGTTGAACAACTAAGCCTTTCACTGTTTAGACAGAATGGCATCGAACTCCAGACGGTCGCCTGGTACACCCTTGCGCGCACCCATCTCACCGGAATGGCAGGTCTGAATGAAGGGCTGGCTATTTTAGAAGCTTTACTTACTCATCAATGGGGAGCAATGTGGCCGCAACCAGTACATGCCCGGATGGAAATTATTGCCGGGCTTAGCGTGCGTTTGCAATCTGTCCTGCGCACGCTGAGCCTGAGCTATACCGATTTACCCTTGATCTACCAGGCGGAACAGCATCTCACTGCTTTGCGCAATGTGCTGCAACGTCTTGAACTCAAAAATGCCAGCCAAATGGGTGAGTTGTGTATGTTTATGCATAACGCGGCCACAAGACTGGAAAATATTGAACCCCACCAGGCGCAGGAAATGCCAGTTGTAATTCCCCCATTTCCCGCAGCGCAGGCAAAACTGGCCAATCTTTCCCCGGTCACACCGCTGATTTATGTGGCACATCAGGATCAAAAAAGTCCGCCTGCTGTGATCACGCCTCCGCAATCCCCAAAACTCCAATGGAAAGGTTTTACGACAGGTGTACTGCTTACTCTGTTTCTGGGCAGCGCAGCGTGCTGGGGCTGGCAGTTTGTTGATCAGCAGGAGAGTATTTTACCGTTGACGGTTTCGGAGGAGGCGTTAACAACACTTGCCGGGCAGTCATCCCTGTGGCTACAAGACTACGGTTTTGCGCTGAGCACCAAAGCGAAACCGGAAAATATCGACAAGTTTAAGATGCAGTGGCAACAGCAAATCGTCAGCAATGCATTGCCAGTTGAAAAGCTGTCTGGCTGGCATCAGGGAATGGAAGGACTGGAGGATCTGACCCGGCGTCTTAATGAGCTTGATGAACGCAAAGGTAAATATCTTACCGGATCGGAATTGAAATCTATGGTGTTTACCATTACCCAGAATTTTGCACGAACGGAGCCTGTTGAAGAACAACTCTACCAGCTTAGTAAGATGACTTCCGGGACACCGGAACTGGCCACTTCACTATCGCGTACTGATATGCACCTTAAGCAGTTGCTTAACCGCTATATGCTCATCAAACAGCATGCTGAAAAGCAATAA
- the tssE gene encoding type VI secretion system baseplate subunit TssE produces MISMAQPSLYEMLTGNFTGGFDIHQVSEENQVIISVLDNMQRILNTRQGSLSHLPDYGLPDMSKILQGMPRTAHSLLDTLSATLLKYEPRLKRIQVVLLPQHMPGQLEYAIDAELHDFGIVRYDTAFMPEGRVLIRHLRQQNYLQPGDSY; encoded by the coding sequence ATGATTAGCATGGCACAACCCTCCCTTTATGAAATGCTCACCGGCAACTTTACCGGCGGCTTTGATATTCATCAGGTTAGCGAAGAAAATCAGGTCATCATATCTGTACTGGATAATATGCAGCGTATTCTCAATACCCGTCAGGGCTCGCTCAGCCATCTACCGGATTATGGTCTGCCGGATATGAGTAAAATTCTGCAGGGGATGCCTCGCACGGCACATTCTTTACTGGATACGCTTTCGGCAACCCTATTGAAATATGAGCCTCGTCTGAAGCGCATACAGGTGGTCTTGCTGCCGCAGCATATGCCGGGCCAACTGGAATACGCGATAGATGCCGAGTTACACGATTTCGGCATTGTGCGTTATGACACGGCTTTTATGCCGGAAGGCCGTGTGCTTATCCGCCATCTCAGGCAACAAAATTACCTTCAGCCGGGCGACAGCTATTAA
- the tssJ gene encoding type VI secretion system lipoprotein TssJ: protein MAITAGKKRFTFITLIMVATLCGCGLTQKVGDSTVAMTRALFFKQVKILHLDIIAREAANNNAAGIPLSTVIRIYQLKDRKVFDDTDYPSLFAEDSQAIKSDLVAQKDIRLRPGASITIDMPLEASANYVAVAALFLTPDTANNTWRVVLNRDELDPDVARKIEMNNQTLALLPLKDD, encoded by the coding sequence ATGGCGATTACCGCTGGTAAAAAGCGTTTTACATTCATAACACTAATTATGGTGGCCACATTATGCGGCTGTGGATTAACGCAAAAAGTGGGCGACAGCACCGTTGCTATGACCAGGGCATTATTTTTCAAACAAGTGAAAATACTGCATCTGGATATTATTGCACGGGAGGCAGCTAATAATAATGCGGCAGGAATTCCGCTTTCAACAGTAATTCGTATTTATCAGTTAAAAGATCGCAAGGTGTTTGATGATACAGATTATCCATCGTTATTTGCCGAGGATAGCCAGGCTATTAAGTCTGACCTGGTTGCTCAAAAAGATATTCGTCTTCGTCCTGGTGCCTCTATAACAATAGATATGCCTCTGGAAGCTTCAGCTAATTATGTTGCGGTAGCCGCTCTTTTTCTGACACCTGATACTGCAAATAATACCTGGCGCGTGGTGTTAAACCGCGATGAGCTGGATCCGGATGTGGCGCGGAAGATTGAAATGAATAATCAGACACTAGCTCTTCTGCCGCTCAAGGATGATTAG
- the tssG gene encoding type VI secretion system baseplate subunit TssG, with protein MEREPQPAFTRLIEQLRDKLPYTQFYRFCQLLEQSQPDLPALGSGWQIKHDPVRFRPHPGMGFPASEFKGMEIAEQADEPPIIRTTFLGLYGVESPLPTSYIDDIAQRREGYEAVSDFLDIFNHRMITQYYRIWRKYSYPATFASGGQDRTSKYLLSLCGLGIEGCTKSIATPVSRFLALTSMMRLPTRTTEGVVALVQLLAPDTEAIVQPHDRCRIPLHKPLTMSARNPVSMSNSPIMGTHTIDVNSQILLQLRTHNADEAVGWLPGGQLHADLHALLQVYLGARLHVRLQLCVCRRLLPDAQLTCQPKKSSVLLGRTAVMRPQQVSITERHNEKVITINLGRYQRIQEAFNRRETDEHGDYRW; from the coding sequence ATGGAAAGAGAACCACAACCAGCGTTTACCCGGTTAATAGAGCAACTGCGTGACAAACTGCCTTACACTCAGTTTTACCGCTTTTGCCAGTTACTGGAACAAAGTCAACCGGATCTTCCAGCGCTCGGCAGCGGTTGGCAGATCAAGCACGATCCAGTTCGTTTTCGTCCCCATCCGGGAATGGGCTTCCCGGCCAGCGAATTCAAAGGAATGGAAATAGCGGAGCAGGCTGACGAACCACCGATCATCCGCACTACCTTTTTGGGACTGTATGGGGTGGAATCTCCCTTGCCGACGTCTTATATCGACGATATTGCGCAGCGCAGGGAAGGCTATGAGGCCGTGAGTGATTTTCTGGATATATTCAATCACCGGATGATCACTCAGTATTATCGTATCTGGAGGAAGTATTCCTATCCTGCAACCTTTGCATCCGGCGGCCAGGACAGAACGTCGAAATACTTGTTGAGCTTGTGTGGCCTGGGTATTGAAGGCTGCACCAAAAGCATAGCAACACCAGTCTCGCGCTTTTTAGCGCTGACCAGCATGATGCGTCTACCCACCCGTACTACTGAAGGCGTGGTGGCGCTGGTTCAGTTACTGGCTCCGGATACTGAAGCCATCGTGCAGCCTCATGACCGCTGTCGTATTCCCTTGCATAAGCCATTAACGATGAGTGCGCGTAACCCTGTCAGTATGAGCAACAGTCCGATAATGGGAACGCACACCATAGATGTAAATAGCCAGATCTTATTGCAACTGAGGACTCATAATGCTGACGAAGCTGTTGGCTGGCTTCCTGGCGGGCAATTGCATGCGGATTTGCACGCTTTGTTGCAGGTCTATCTTGGAGCACGCCTTCATGTACGCTTACAGCTTTGTGTATGTCGCCGTCTGTTGCCGGATGCGCAGTTAACCTGTCAGCCCAAAAAGAGTAGCGTGCTGTTGGGGCGGACAGCGGTGATGCGACCACAGCAGGTGAGCATAACAGAACGGCATAACGAAAAAGTTATTACTATTAATCTGGGTCGCTATCAGCGTATTCAGGAGGCTTTTAACCGTAGGGAGACGGACGAACATGGCGATTACCGCTGGTAA
- the tssF gene encoding type VI secretion system baseplate subunit TssF: MKDLTLRYYDAEIRYLREAAKEFAQAHPDRAAMLDLDKSGTPDPYVERLFEGFAFSMGRLREKIDDDLPEFTEGLVSMLWPHYLRTIPSLSIVALSPAIQSMKIAETVPASMEVYSRPIGPKNTVCQYRTTRATVLNPLEVSKVVMAAEPDGRSVLRLRLTCSSQTDWTQVDLRRLSFYLASDAPVSSALHLALTRRQAALYLRFPDQVDRVQIDGWFSPGGFSEDDLLWPKGESAFSGYQLLLEYFTFREKFMFVHLNGLENVTFPVGIAFFQIEVVLQSQWQSDLPVTDEALQLHCVPVINLFPLEADPLIINGLESEYLLRPRRLQDGHTEIYSVDSVTGSQRTSGAIYVPFTSFRHRGGMQRRHAPERYYHTRVKRGVTGLHDTWLILGGVQWEADRHLMREAVSLKITGTNGQLPRKALQSTILDRCESVLQTPLKVRNLCKPTLPAYPPAEDRFQWRVLSHLGSSYLNLMSSADVLRNTLELYNWQNDELNNRRLDAIQHVAHHQIQRFEKGFLLRGIDIEITLDSNGFTGEGDVHLFGEMLNRFFALYADIHLFNQLTLIVQPAGKCIRWKENHNQRLPG; the protein is encoded by the coding sequence ATGAAAGACTTAACCCTGCGTTATTACGACGCTGAAATACGCTATCTTCGCGAGGCAGCCAAAGAGTTTGCACAAGCACATCCTGATCGGGCTGCTATGTTGGATTTGGATAAATCAGGCACCCCGGATCCCTACGTTGAACGTCTGTTTGAGGGGTTTGCTTTTTCAATGGGCCGCCTGCGTGAAAAAATTGATGATGACCTGCCGGAATTCACCGAAGGCCTGGTGAGTATGTTGTGGCCTCATTATTTACGCACTATTCCATCACTATCGATTGTGGCGCTGTCTCCCGCCATTCAGTCAATGAAAATAGCGGAAACCGTACCCGCCAGTATGGAAGTTTATTCGCGCCCCATAGGCCCCAAAAATACTGTCTGCCAGTACCGAACCACTCGCGCGACGGTGCTCAATCCACTGGAAGTGTCAAAAGTTGTGATGGCGGCTGAGCCGGACGGGCGTTCCGTGTTGCGTTTGCGGCTGACCTGCAGTTCGCAAACCGACTGGACACAGGTGGATTTAAGGCGGCTTTCTTTTTATCTGGCAAGCGACGCTCCTGTTAGCAGCGCGTTGCATCTGGCATTAACCCGGCGACAGGCAGCACTTTATCTGCGTTTTCCGGATCAAGTCGACAGGGTACAAATTGATGGCTGGTTTTCTCCAGGCGGCTTCTCTGAGGATGACCTGTTATGGCCGAAAGGTGAAAGCGCTTTTAGTGGATATCAGCTTCTTCTGGAATATTTCACCTTCCGCGAAAAGTTTATGTTTGTACATCTCAATGGGCTGGAGAACGTGACATTCCCCGTTGGCATCGCTTTTTTTCAGATTGAAGTGGTACTGCAAAGCCAATGGCAGAGCGACCTGCCCGTTACGGATGAGGCGCTTCAGTTGCACTGTGTGCCGGTTATCAATCTTTTTCCGCTGGAAGCAGATCCGTTGATAATTAACGGACTGGAAAGTGAATATCTTTTGCGGCCACGACGTTTACAGGACGGTCATACTGAAATTTATTCGGTAGATAGCGTAACCGGGTCACAGCGTACCTCGGGTGCTATTTACGTGCCTTTTACCAGTTTCCGTCACCGGGGTGGGATGCAACGACGTCATGCACCAGAACGTTATTACCATACGCGAGTCAAGCGCGGGGTAACAGGTTTACATGATACCTGGCTTATTCTTGGCGGTGTGCAATGGGAGGCTGACCGGCATCTCATGCGTGAGGCGGTATCATTGAAAATTACTGGTACTAACGGCCAGCTCCCGCGAAAAGCACTGCAAAGCACGATACTCGATCGCTGCGAGTCAGTGCTACAGACCCCTCTCAAAGTGCGTAACCTTTGTAAACCTACGTTACCTGCTTATCCTCCAGCTGAGGATCGTTTTCAATGGCGGGTATTGAGCCATCTGGGTTCAAGCTATCTTAATTTGATGAGCAGCGCGGATGTCCTGCGTAACACGCTTGAGTTATATAACTGGCAGAACGACGAACTGAATAATCGTCGTCTCGATGCCATACAGCATGTCGCGCACCATCAGATCCAGCGTTTTGAAAAAGGCTTCTTACTACGGGGTATTGATATTGAAATTACCCTCGACAGTAATGGTTTTACTGGCGAAGGGGATGTTCATTTATTCGGTGAGATGCTCAACCGGTTCTTTGCGTTGTACGCCGATATCCACTTGTTTAACCAGCTTACCCTCATTGTGCAACCTGCCGGGAAATGTATCCGATGGAAAGAGAACCACAACCAGCGTTTACCCGGTTAA
- the tssA gene encoding type VI secretion system protein TssA, with the protein MATLTTLLNASHADPLVISQQALQQALLWENWLAPVSLDSPAGSDPGYDDDFQQMREEVNKLSGADTALICDLAEKLLTSTCKDVRVATYYIWARLHTDGESGLADGLSLLAALVQRFGTALHPQRGNSRKLALEWLASNRMLDSLSLYPEVAKADFERIVGALLLTEEITALWNESERPQFGGLYTALENRLAQSGGPDAVIPQNSSATIIHSTSTSAETPVLKPVTSGRDLLDQAKLLANFLRDQPYGWLSAHHLIKSIRLDTLHELPPLAADTRTRLAPPKPEHRAMLKRLYLQQSWLELLEQTESFFGQAVNHLWLDLQWYIHQALSKAGTPYEKWADIITHDLRGLLHRLPGLEGLAFSDGTPFADEVTLNWINQHVLVAEGWHDESAASASTAGHDEILQLEPEALAQADSEGVEAALLWLQHRPAMHTPRHQWLVRLLMARVAEQYGKNDMALHLLNELDCKAAKLMLSQWEPELLFEVKARRLKLLRIKISRSDTDKSRLHSEMETLLAGLIAIDPARAAVLCG; encoded by the coding sequence ATGGCAACCTTGACGACGTTATTAAACGCCAGTCATGCCGATCCGCTTGTGATTTCACAACAGGCCCTACAGCAGGCTTTACTGTGGGAAAACTGGCTGGCACCTGTTTCCCTGGATTCTCCAGCGGGAAGCGATCCAGGTTATGACGATGATTTCCAGCAGATGCGCGAAGAAGTCAATAAGCTATCCGGCGCAGACACCGCTTTAATCTGCGATCTGGCAGAGAAGTTGCTCACCTCAACCTGTAAAGACGTACGCGTCGCAACTTATTACATCTGGGCGCGACTACATACGGATGGTGAAAGCGGGCTTGCTGATGGGCTGTCCTTGCTGGCCGCGTTGGTTCAGCGTTTTGGAACAGCCTTACATCCGCAGCGTGGTAATAGTCGCAAACTGGCGCTGGAGTGGCTGGCGAGTAACCGTATGCTGGACAGCTTATCTTTATATCCTGAGGTGGCAAAAGCGGACTTTGAGCGCATTGTGGGTGCGCTGCTTTTAACCGAGGAAATAACAGCGCTCTGGAACGAATCAGAGCGCCCGCAGTTTGGTGGGCTTTATACTGCGCTGGAAAACCGCCTTGCGCAATCCGGTGGTCCGGATGCGGTGATCCCGCAAAACAGTAGCGCCACGATTATTCACTCTACTTCTACGTCGGCGGAAACGCCGGTGTTGAAACCGGTTACCTCCGGACGTGACTTACTCGATCAGGCGAAATTACTGGCAAATTTTTTGCGCGATCAGCCCTACGGCTGGTTATCCGCCCATCATCTGATAAAAAGCATACGTCTGGATACCTTACACGAACTTCCTCCCCTGGCAGCAGACACGCGCACACGGCTGGCCCCACCGAAACCGGAACATCGCGCGATGCTAAAGCGCCTTTATTTGCAACAAAGCTGGCTGGAATTACTTGAGCAGACCGAGAGCTTTTTTGGTCAGGCGGTCAATCACTTGTGGCTGGATTTGCAGTGGTATATCCATCAGGCACTCAGCAAAGCAGGCACGCCTTATGAAAAATGGGCTGACATTATTACGCATGATTTACGCGGTTTACTCCATCGCCTGCCTGGGCTTGAAGGACTGGCTTTTAGCGACGGCACGCCCTTTGCCGATGAAGTGACCCTGAACTGGATCAATCAGCACGTTCTGGTGGCTGAAGGCTGGCACGATGAATCTGCAGCTTCAGCCAGTACGGCGGGCCACGATGAAATCTTACAACTGGAGCCAGAAGCCCTGGCACAGGCGGACAGCGAAGGCGTTGAAGCGGCGTTGCTCTGGCTGCAACATCGACCCGCGATGCACACGCCTCGTCATCAGTGGCTGGTACGTCTGCTGATGGCACGGGTCGCTGAGCAATACGGCAAGAACGACATGGCACTGCATTTGCTCAATGAACTGGACTGCAAGGCTGCCAAATTAATGCTCTCGCAATGGGAGCCAGAATTGTTGTTTGAGGTGAAAGCTCGTCGTCTGAAGCTACTTCGCATCAAAATTAGTCGATCCGACACGGACAAATCACGTTTACACAGTGAAATGGAAACCCTGCTTGCCGGATTGATTGCCATTGATCCCGCAAGAGCGGCAGTACTGTGTGGGTAA
- a CDS encoding ImcF-related family protein: MYKKRRFSTWIVVIVLLLIGSALIWFDNPVIHLPTQQKKLIASLTLFGICFGWLLCDDLFLRIIKSVVSSEYFRALNIRLIKQSNSKIKSQASENSYVVQMKKLRVALHMNYGRFWPRRVRIILLTGSINDVELLAPGLADQLWQEDRGTLLLWGGDPSAPLDAEWSEALSKLRRRPIDGVVWVTSAFAQKHPPSNDMIERMSQALTSRCGLSGWRFPLYVWSLHGTESKDHVRATQAVGCLLSVNCQPEVLRNQLAALVPPLIEQGTQQISNCSRHQFLLQLAGQLADDPNSVAEPLGDLLIPWQPLPLAGIMFSPASANTTRTVRHHWVRDNRWDILLESLPSLPTGLVAKKRGVAWGQVMMFILTGAMVLWGAGMATSFLVNRGTIISATSQVRRAADEQQPLPVRLQAQLDLQHTLDQLTYRQQHGAPWYSRAGLSQNDALLMALWPHYGANALPLVRDAAARHLEAQLNTLLTLSPDNPQRESLMKPAYDQLKLWLMLACPEKMDAAWFSKTLLKNWQQRQGIPDNLWQGSGPALLDFYARHLPSHPSWRLEPNTQQVSQVRTLLVRQMGARNSDASLYQKMLVQVANQYADMRLSDMTGDTDAARLFTTDEVVPGMFTRKAWEETVRPAIERIVSERREEMDWVLSDNRTNALQQASPDALQASLEARYFADFSASWLAFLNSLRLRPARTLSDSIDQLTLMADVRQSPLVALMNTLSVQGKTGQLTGALPDSLVKSAKDLLNRDEKPAFDQQTGVQGPLDSTFGPVLSLMASGDSMTLSLKTFLTRVTQVRLKLQQVVNAPDPQAMSRTLAQTVFQGKAVDLTETRDYGSLVAASLGQEWNGFGQTVFVQPVEQAWQQVLTPAAESLNAQWQAAIVTDWNSTFGGRYPLKNTSSEVSLPLLARYLNNDSGRIAHFLQTRLSGVLHKEGSHWVPDSISAQGLTFNPAFLDAVDMLSALSDVAFAGGEAGIRFELRPGTAKDVMQTDLVIDSQKLSYYNQSPFWKRFNWPHDTEFPGASLSWISTQAGTRQYADLPGAWGLIRLLEKAEVTPYPGVNSSFSVTWKAPDGRPLHYTLRTEAGEGPLALLKLRDFRLPEQIFSVNRPGTEDVN; this comes from the coding sequence GTGTACAAAAAAAGACGATTTAGCACATGGATAGTTGTTATTGTATTGCTTTTAATTGGCAGTGCGCTTATCTGGTTCGATAATCCTGTTATTCACTTACCAACTCAACAAAAAAAACTAATTGCTTCTCTTACTTTGTTTGGGATTTGTTTCGGATGGTTGCTATGTGATGATTTATTTTTAAGGATAATAAAATCTGTTGTTTCGTCAGAGTATTTCCGCGCATTAAATATCCGCTTGATTAAGCAGAGTAATTCAAAGATTAAAAGCCAGGCTAGCGAAAATTCTTATGTAGTTCAAATGAAAAAACTTCGCGTGGCTTTGCACATGAACTATGGTCGCTTTTGGCCTCGTAGAGTACGTATCATCCTGCTCACTGGCAGTATCAATGACGTAGAGCTGCTTGCCCCAGGCCTTGCAGACCAGCTCTGGCAGGAAGACAGAGGTACGCTACTGCTGTGGGGGGGAGATCCCTCTGCACCTTTAGACGCGGAATGGTCTGAAGCCCTGAGCAAACTTCGCCGCCGCCCCATAGATGGTGTGGTCTGGGTGACCTCTGCGTTCGCACAAAAGCACCCCCCCTCCAACGATATGATTGAGCGAATGTCACAGGCATTAACTTCCCGCTGTGGCTTGTCAGGCTGGCGGTTCCCCCTGTATGTCTGGTCCCTGCACGGCACTGAAAGTAAAGATCATGTTCGGGCTACTCAGGCCGTAGGCTGCCTGCTTTCCGTAAACTGCCAGCCAGAAGTGTTGCGTAATCAGCTTGCAGCGCTGGTACCTCCCTTAATTGAACAAGGAACGCAGCAGATCAGTAACTGTTCCAGGCATCAATTTTTACTGCAGCTTGCCGGACAACTAGCTGATGACCCGAATTCTGTCGCTGAACCCCTGGGCGATTTACTCATCCCCTGGCAACCTCTTCCGCTTGCCGGGATCATGTTCAGTCCGGCTTCTGCAAATACCACGAGAACGGTTCGGCACCACTGGGTAAGGGATAATCGCTGGGATATCTTGCTGGAGTCGTTGCCTTCTCTGCCCACTGGTCTTGTGGCGAAAAAACGCGGTGTTGCTTGGGGCCAGGTCATGATGTTCATCCTCACGGGCGCTATGGTGCTGTGGGGGGCAGGAATGGCGACATCGTTCCTGGTAAATCGCGGAACCATTATCTCAGCAACATCACAGGTCAGACGCGCCGCCGACGAACAACAGCCGCTCCCTGTGCGTCTGCAGGCCCAGCTGGATTTACAGCACACGCTGGATCAACTGACATACCGGCAACAGCATGGCGCTCCCTGGTATAGTCGCGCTGGCCTGAGCCAGAACGATGCGTTACTGATGGCGCTCTGGCCGCATTATGGAGCCAACGCACTGCCCCTGGTGCGTGATGCCGCTGCCCGGCATCTTGAGGCTCAGTTAAATACTCTGTTAACTTTATCGCCAGATAATCCACAACGCGAAAGTCTCATGAAACCAGCTTATGACCAGTTAAAGCTCTGGCTTATGCTGGCCTGCCCGGAAAAAATGGACGCAGCCTGGTTTAGCAAGACGTTGCTGAAAAACTGGCAACAGCGTCAGGGCATACCGGACAATCTCTGGCAAGGCAGCGGACCGGCCCTGCTGGATTTTTATGCCCGCCATCTTCCCTCACATCCGTCATGGCGTCTTGAGCCAAATACGCAGCAGGTGAGCCAAGTCCGTACTCTGCTGGTACGCCAGATGGGCGCGCGTAATAGCGACGCTTCCCTCTATCAAAAAATGCTCGTCCAGGTGGCGAACCAGTACGCTGATATGCGTTTGTCGGACATGACCGGCGATACGGATGCGGCACGTCTTTTTACAACGGACGAGGTTGTACCGGGCATGTTTACCCGCAAAGCATGGGAAGAAACCGTCCGGCCAGCCATTGAGCGGATAGTCAGTGAGCGTCGCGAAGAAATGGACTGGGTGTTAAGCGACAACAGAACGAACGCCTTACAGCAGGCGTCCCCGGATGCATTGCAAGCGAGCCTTGAGGCGCGTTATTTCGCCGATTTCTCTGCAAGCTGGCTGGCCTTTCTCAACAGCCTGCGGCTCCGTCCGGCCCGGACGCTATCGGATTCCATAGATCAGCTCACACTGATGGCTGACGTGCGCCAGTCTCCGCTGGTTGCGCTGATGAATACCCTGAGCGTACAGGGTAAAACTGGCCAACTTACTGGGGCATTGCCGGATTCGCTGGTTAAATCCGCAAAAGATTTATTAAACCGTGACGAGAAACCTGCTTTTGATCAGCAAACGGGCGTACAGGGCCCGCTGGATAGCACTTTTGGCCCTGTACTGTCACTGATGGCGAGTGGGGACAGCATGACTCTGAGTCTGAAAACTTTCCTGACCCGCGTCACTCAGGTGCGGCTTAAACTCCAGCAGGTAGTTAATGCCCCTGATCCCCAGGCGATGAGCCGAACACTGGCGCAAACCGTGTTTCAGGGAAAGGCAGTCGACCTGACCGAAACCCGTGATTATGGCAGCCTTGTCGCCGCGAGCCTTGGTCAGGAGTGGAATGGATTCGGACAAACCGTATTTGTTCAGCCGGTCGAACAGGCCTGGCAGCAGGTACTGACGCCTGCCGCTGAAAGCCTCAATGCCCAGTGGCAGGCAGCAATCGTCACTGACTGGAACAGTACGTTTGGCGGGCGATACCCGTTAAAAAACACCAGTAGTGAAGTGTCACTTCCGCTCCTTGCCCGCTATCTCAATAACGATAGCGGTCGTATCGCTCACTTTTTGCAGACCCGGCTCAGTGGTGTGCTGCATAAAGAGGGCAGTCACTGGGTACCGGACAGTATCAGTGCACAAGGGCTAACATTTAATCCAGCTTTTCTTGATGCCGTGGATATGCTGAGCGCTCTGTCTGATGTCGCCTTTGCCGGAGGGGAGGCGGGTATTCGATTTGAGTTACGTCCGGGAACAGCTAAAGACGTGATGCAGACTGACCTGGTCATCGACAGCCAGAAACTCAGCTATTACAACCAGTCGCCGTTCTGGAAGCGGTTTAACTGGCCACATGATACCGAGTTCCCTGGCGCAAGTCTGAGCTGGATAAGTACGCAAGCGGGAACACGACAGTACGCTGATTTGCCAGGCGCATGGGGGTTGATTCGCCTGCTGGAGAAGGCTGAAGTTACTCCCTATCCAGGCGTAAACAGTAGCTTCAGTGTTACCTGGAAAGCTCCTGATGGCAGGCCGTTGCATTACACCCTGCGGACCGAGGCGGGGGAAGGGCCGCTTGCGCTGCTGAAATTACGTGATTTCAGATTGCCCGAGCAGATTTTTAGCGTAAACAGACCCGGAACAGAGGACGTAAATTAA